The stretch of DNA TCGAGTCGGTCCGCGAGCGACTGGCCGCCGTCGACTCGACGAACGGCACGCCGCGCTCTCCCCGGATCGAGTCGGTCCCCGAACACGCCTCGAAAGTTATCGAGGAGTACGATCCGACGCTGGATCGCCTCGAGTACGAAGAACGTATCGAACTCATCTCGCTCGTGATCGACGGCGCGAGCCGTGACGTCCCCGACTACCTCGAGCGGGCGGCCCGCCACGAGAGCTTCGCCCGCGACGTGGGACGACTGCTGCTCGAGGCGACCCGCCAGCGTCGCCGACTCGAGGACGGAACGGACGTCCACGACTGCCTCGAGTTCCTCTACGCGATGAACGACCGGTTCCACGAAGAAATCGAGTCCCGCGGCTACGTCGAGCGAGCCGACGTGATCCCGCGAGCCGTCGACTTGCTCGAGGACGACGCCGACGGGCTTCGAACGCGAGTGACCGAATCGTTCGACGCCGTGCTCGCCCTCGAGTTCGAGGAGTACCGGGCCCTCGACAGACGCTACCTCGGCGCACTCTCGGCCGACGCACGGCTGGTCTGTCTCGGGGAGCGCCACGCCAGCGTCGAGCGAACCCGCGTCGAACCCGGCCGAATCGAGGACGTCGTCGGCGACGGACTCGAGGTCGAACTACTCGACGGGGACGCCGACTCGAGGACCGGCCCGCCACACCGCGATATCGTCCGATTTCTCGCGACTGGGGATCCGCCGAAGACCGGCGGCGACTCGAGTGCGGAAAGCGAGAACCACACAGGACGAGCCCACCGCATCCGTTCCCGGACCGCACGTGAGCAGGTTCGGGCGGTCGCCACCGAAATCCAGTCGCTGTCCGGGCGAGACGACTGGACGTACGACGAGTTCGCCGTCGCCGTCCCCTCGATCGAACGGGTTCCGGACACCCGACGACGGCTCCGCGAGGCGGGCGTGCCGACGGCGACCATCGGAACCCCGTCGCTCGCGGAGGATCCGGCGGTCAACGAACTCTACGCGTTCGTCGCGCTCCAGTGCGAGCGGGATCGGACGTCGACAGCGGACGCCGCTGAGGACGAATTCGCGCGCGAAGACGCCCTCGAGCGCCTCCGCGCCCGCGTCGAGGATTTTTCGCCCGATCTGCTCGCAGCGTGTGACGACTCGAGTGTCGTCCGCGGGCTCCGAGAGTGGATTCTGCGGACGAACCTGAAAGGCCGCATCGCGGCCGACGAGGACTGGGTCGACGCCCGCGAGCAGTACGAGGGCGTCCGTCGCGTCCTCGAGATCGCCGACTTCGTCGAGGAGACGGACCTCGTCGGCCCGGACTGGCAGGGACTTCGACGGATGTTAGAGCGGACGATCCGGTACGACGCGCCGTACGTCCACGCCGTCGAGACCCAGCCGCCGACCGGCGGCGTCACGGTCTGTGCCGTCGACGGCCTCAAGTACGACGCCTACGAGGTCGTCTTCCTGCTGGACCTGATCGACGACGCGTATCCCGGCGAGCAGTTTCTCACGCAACTGTTCCCCGACGCGTGGCTCCGCGAGATGCCGTCGTATCCGGCCGTCACGGATCCCTCGCCCGAGACGGTCGCGGAGACGTTCGCGACGGTCGACAGCCCGGAGGAAGTCGGCGACGCCTTCGAGACCTATCACGCCCAGCGGTCGCGGCGACGGCTCGCGCTCGGTGCCCGCGCCGCACGGAGTCGCCTCTACTGCTGTTCCTACGAGCGAGGTTCCGGCGGACTGCGCCGCACCTACGACGAATCCCGCTACCTCCAGCTAATCGCATCGACGCCCGGACTCGCCCTCGAGGACGCCGACACCCGCGACGAGGCAGCGATCCACGGCGAGACGAACGCACTCGAGGCCGTCCTCGACCAGCCACACGGCGAACTCGAGCGGGTCCTCCGGGAGGCGAGTACGGGCGGCGAAGCCGACCTCGCGGACACAGAAGAACTGTTCGAGGAGATTGCCGTCGTCCTGTCGGACGGAGACGTCGACGACGAACTCGCCGAAGCGGTGCGTTCGCAGTTCGAGTTCGCGGCGGGCGAGGTGATGCGGAATGACTGACGGGTCCGACGCTCTGTCGGTCGAAGCCCTTCGGTCCTACCTCCACTGTCCCCGCCAGTACGAGTTCGCGCACGTCCACGACCTCGAGGGGACCGGCGAGGACGACGCGACCGACGACCGCGTCTCCCTGCTTCGAACGGCGATCTGTGCCGCCCTCGAGACCGGCGAAACTGACCGGGAGACACTCGAGACGGTCGCAAAACGGCGGTTGACGGCGCTGTGGAACGACCACGACGAACCGTTTCACTCGCAGGTCCAGCGACGCCACGAACGGCGCGTTCTCGAGGCGACGCTCCGGGCGTACCTCGAACGTGCGGGCGTCGAACACGCGACCGGAATCGAGCAACTGCGACGAGACGTCGACGGGAACGCTGAACCACTCGTCGGGCCGGAAATCGAACTCTCGAGTACGGTCTCGGTCGTCGACTCCGACGACACGGTGGACGAAGACGTCGAAACCGAATCGGTGACCCTCGAGGCAAGCGTCGACTACGTCTACGGCGACGGCTCGTCGCTCGTCGGCGTCCGGTTCGTCCCCACGCTCTGGCCGATGGGCTATCTCCGATACCGATCCGAGTGGGAGGACGTCGAGGACCAGTTTATCGATCACTTCGACCCCGAGGCCGACGCGTTCGACCCCGATCCAGCAGGAACGTTGCTCGAGACCGCCGTCGCCCTCGACGGCCTCCGGAGCTACGCCGACCGACTCGGCCTGTCCGACCGAACCTGCCGGTACGTCTGGATTCCGCTCGCCGACCGCTCGGAGACGTCGGTCAACTGGGTGCGAGAAACCGTCGAGACGGACCTCGAGGTCGCAGATCTCACCGACGTCTACGTCGACCACCACACGTTCGGGATGACTCACGAACACCGCAACCGGACCGTCGACGGGCGACTCGAGTCGGTCGTCGACCGGATCGAGTCGAACGGCTTCGATCCGGGCGAGCAGTGGGACGACGTCGTCGACGACGTCTGTCCCGACTGCGAGTACCGGGTCTGCTGTGGCGAGTACGTCGGCACGGAGGTGACGTTCGATGGGTGAGCCCGAACGCGAGTCGGCGAACGACGCGCTCGAGCCCCGCGGAAACCAGGACGCGGTCATCGAGAGCACGGCCGCCTGTACCTCCGTCGACGCGGGTGCCGGAACCGGCAAGACCACGACGATGCTCATGCGGATCGAGCACGCCATCGAGAGCGGCGGGGTCGACCCCGACGACGTGCTCGTCCTGACGTTCGCGAACGAGGCTGCCGGCAGCATCCGCGACGCGGTCGCCGACCGGCTCGATCCCGAAATCGCGGCGTCGATCGACGTCTACACCTATCACTCGTTCTGTCACCGGCTAGTCCGGGAGTACGCCTACTACCTCGGCTATTCGCCGGAGTTCGACGTCGTCACCGACCGGAAGCGCCGCCGAATCGTCGCTAGATTGCTCGCCGAGAACGACTACGGCTTCGCCGCGGCCACCGGCGACGGCTCGCCGGCCGAACTCACCGGCGCGGTCGACGGCTTCATTCAGGAGATGAGCCAGGAGGACGTCTCTCCCGGCGAACTACAGGACGCCCTGCCGGACGTCCGCACCCTCGAGCTACTCACCGAGTTCGTCCTCTGGCTCGACCGTCGAGCGAACGAGGAGCTTTCGTTCGACGCCGAGGCGCTCCGGTACTTCAACACCGAGGACCACCTCGGGACCGCGACGGAGTCGCTGGTCGACTACGGGAAACTGATCCAGTACTGTCGTGAGAAGATAGCGGACTCGTCGGCCTTCGGCGACGGCGAGGTCGTCCGGGACGTCGACCGCTACCTCGGGGTTCTCCAGGACTGCGTGACGGGGACGATCGAGACGCTCACGCTCGATCAGCGTGAGACGAAACAGCTCCCGCGGGCGTTGTTCTGCAACCAAATTCGGCGCGAGGCGACCGATCGGATCGAACAGAGTCCCTTCGGCCGCCTGAAACACTACGTCGAGTTCCTCCGGCTCGCGCGCCACTACGCCGACGTCTACGCGGATTACCACGACGCCCTCGAGAACCAGGGGGCGCTGGACTTCGACGAACTCGTGCGGAAGGCGACACGGCTACTCGAAGACGAGGCGATCGCCCCCGAGATCACCGACCGGTGGGAGCAGGTCTACTGCGACGAGTTCCAGGACACCGACGAGACGCAGTTTGCCCTGCTCACGGAACTGACCGACGGCCCCGACCGGCCGTCGCTGTTCGCGATCGGCGACAAGGATCAGGCGATCTACGGCTGGCGCGGGACGGATCGCAGGGGACTGGACCGACTCGAGTCCGTCTACGACGATCACGACGCGGTCGAACTCGGGCTCAACTTCCGGTCGCGCCAGGAAATTCTCGACCTGACGAATCGCTGTGAGTACGGCCCACAGTCCTCGAAGACGCTCCGGGAAGCGGACCGGACGCCGGGCGAGTACGGTGACTACGACGACTACGAGCGTGCCGACGGCGAAACGGGGCTCGAGTCGCCGCCGGATCACGTCGTCAAGATCGAGAGCGCCGAGATCGACCGACCGATGGCCGAACAGGTTGGGACGACCGTCTCCCGGCTGCTCAACGGCGAGGCCGCGAACGTTCCGCGACGGCGACTCGAGGACGTCGCGATCGTCGTCAGGACGAACCGTCACGCCCAGGCCGTCGCGGAGGCACTCCAGAGTCGCCGGATTCCCCACGAGGTGTCCGGTTCGCCCGGCGGCGACGTCTCGCCCGGCATCCGGACGGTGCTGTCGTACCTCCGGATCCTCGTCGATCCCGATGCCGACGCCCACCTCCGGCGCGTCCTCTTCTATCGGTATCGTCTCCCGGAGTCGGATCTTCGGGTGCTACAGCAACAGGACGGACGGCTGCTGGACGCCGTCTTCGACGTCGAAAGCGACAGACTGGACCGCTCGGATCGCCTCGAGCGCGCCCGCGATCACCTCGAGACGCTCCGGGAGTACCGGCGAATCTACCCGCTCTCGGGATTCCTCCGGCGGTTCCGCGAGGTGACGCGACTCGAGTGGTTCCTCACGAACGACGAGCGCACGGAGTTCGAACGGATCGAGCGGTTCGTCGACGCCTACGACGCCGACTCGGTGCTTCGAACACTCTCCGTGGACTTTCTGGACGCTCTGGAGAACACTCTCGAGGGCAGCGAAAGCGAGCGAACGCGTGGCACGCACTCGAGCGACTGTGTGGACGTGATGACGGTCCATCAGGCGAAAGGGCTGGAGTTCGACACCGTCCTCGTTCCCTTCCTCTCGGACGAGGAGTGGTGCGTCGAGGCGGACTACGCCCAGCGGAGCCGCGAACGACTGCTCGCGGCGTTGCTTTCCGACGACGTCGACTCGCCGCTGCGTTCCGACCTCGCGGCCGAGACAGTCGGCGAGGAGTGGCGCGTGCTCCACGTCGCGCTCACCCGCGCGGAGAACCACCTCTTCCTGTTCGGTGCCGAGTACGACTACGAGGGCGAGGACGCACAGCTGGGCGTCGAGACCGCTGACGCCTGCCTCGCCGACGCGATCGAGTGGTCGACGGCTGGCCGACGGATGGACCTCTGGACGAGGTTGACCGAGAGCTTCGAGACCGTACGGGAAACCTACCCAGAGACCGTCGCCGACCGAACGACGGAACTGGCTCGCTCGAGCGGCGTAACGCCCGGATCGATCACCTACTACGCCGACTACGAGGACCGGCAGGTCGAACCGCTGCGAACGCGGGAGGCCATCGAGACGGTCCACCAGTTAGGTCGATTACTGCGCGACGACGCCCTGTTGCCCGCGGCCGACGCAGCGAGCCACGCCAATGGACGCGGGGAGGGCCTTCGGATTCCGGGCGACCGACGGTTGTCGACGCTGACCGACGATACCGTCCGGTTCCCGGTCGAGACGCTCTCGGACGCGACCGAACTTCCGGTCGCGATCGCTCACAGCTACACCGCGATGGAGACTCACGACACGTGTCGGCGAAAGCACTACCTCGATCACGTCGTCCGGGCGATCGACGATCCGGACGCTCGAGGCGAGGCGTCGGCCGGCGACAGCGGCTCGCGGACCGTCGGTACCGTCTTCCACGACGTCGCAGAAGAGGCGTTCTACCGCGAGTACGAGAGCCTCGAGGAGTGGCGCGAGGCGGCGACCCGGCAGCTGACCGCTCGAGGGCTGACCGACCACCGCGAGGACGTACTGGCCTGCGTCGATCGCTACTTCGAGGCCACAGCGGACGGTTTCGCTCGTCCAGTCGTCGACTGGGACCAACTCGCGGCCGAACTGCCGTTCTCGCTCGAGGATGCTGACGGCGTCACTGGAAACGTGATCGGCTACGTCGACTCGGTTCGTCGGACGCCCGACGGCGAACTCGTCGTACTCGACTACAAGGCGACCGCCGAGCGTGTCGAGCCGTCCGATGCCATCCAACTCGTGCTGTACGCCCGCGCCTGCGAACAACGGTTCGACGAGCCCGTGTCCGCCGTCGGCTACGTCTACGTTGGCGAGGTCGACTCGAGTCCGCGGGTCGACCTGTTCGCTCCCGACTCCGACGAACTGCCGGAGTGGTCGTCGGTGCTCGAGACGCTCGCGGCCGTCGACGATCCGGGCTACCTCGAGACGACGCCGGGCGATCACTGTCGGTACTGTCCGCATCGGTCGCTTGGCTGTGGGCCGGACGAGTTCGAAAAGGAGCGGAAGCCGGTCAGAGAGACATGAGGACGACCGCGAGCACGGCGAAGAAGATGCTCAATCCCTTTCGAGCCGTCACGTTTTCGTCGAACGCGACGATCCCGATGACGGAACTGACGGCGATAAAGAGGCCGTAGATCGGGACGACGACGCTGACGGGGCCGAGCTCGAGCGCGCGGTAGTACGCCAGGATGCCGATGGCGAGCAGAATTCCCCAGGCAAGAATGTACCGCGTTTTCGGATGCGAGAGGTACGTCGTCGGGGAAGTGCCCCGATAGACCAGAATTGCACCCAGCAGGACGAACATGATCGAGTTCGAGATGAAGACGGCCGTCGTACTGGGGATCGTCTCCATCGCGACCTTCAGCAGTGGTGCGACGAGGCTGTACGCGGCGAACGCCACGAGCGCGAACACGAGGTAGCGTCTCATTCACCATCACCCGTGCTGAACCAGATTGCGAGCACTGCACAGCCGATGCCTGCTGCCCGCGTCGCGGTCAGCGATTCGTCGAGAAAGAGGATGCCGAGCACCGAACTCCCGACGATGAACATCCCGAAGATGGGGACGACGATGCTTACCGGTCCCGCCTCGAGAGCGGCGGTGTAGGAGAGGATGCCGACCGTGAGGAAGACGCCGGCGACGTAGACGTAGACGGCCTCTCGCGTGAACGCGTAGCTGGGATCGGCAGTTCCCGTGGCCAGCATGACGCCCGTCGCGATGACGAGAAAGACCGCCGTCGCAAGAAAGAGTCCCGGCGTAGGTGGCACCTCTCTCGTAACGATGCTCATCACTGGCGCAACAACCGCGTACGCGAGAAGTGCAACCAGTACCCACAGCAGATAGTCCATACGTCGGGACAGCCACTACGTCGGCTTAACCGTTGATGCTCTCGCGCTCGCTTCCGATACGTGCGCTTATGTCGGTCGAACCGAACGATTCGGTATGATCGAGGCGACGCTGTGTTTCCCGCTTCGGGGGCACGACGATGCGATCGACGGCGATACCACTGTCGACGTCCTCCTGATCGAGAAACGCCGCGGACTCGGCGAGGGCTGGTACAACGGTCCCGGCGGCAAACTCGAGGACGGCGAGACGCCCCGCGAGTGTGCGGTCCGCGAGACTCGCGAGGAGGTCGGCCTCGAGATTGATCCCGAGAGCCTCGAGAAGGCCGGCGAACTCACGTTCCTGCTGGACGGTGAGGTCCACATCGTCTGTCACGTCTACCGGACCGAGGAGTTCTCGGGGGAGCCGACGCCTTCGGAGGAAGCCCGGCCGGAATGGTTTGCAGTCGAGGACGTCCCCTACGACCAGATGTGGGAGGACGATCGGCTGTGGCTGCCAGGGGTTCTGGACGGAAAGACGGTCGTCGGCGAATTCTCGTTCGAGGGCGGTGAACCGCTGGACGAGGCCGAGTTTACCGGCCACGACCTCGAGTGGGACGTCGCGTTCGACTCCGCGGAGGAGTAGCAGTCAGGGCTTCAGGACGATTTTTCCGGAGCTCTTGCGATCCTCGATATACTGGTGGGCGTCGGCCGCGTCCTCGAGGTCGAACTCTTTCCCGAGAATGACCTCGAGGTCGCCGCTGGTCAGCCCCTCGGTGAGTTCGGGAACGGCCTTCATGATCTTGCTCGGATCGTGGTAGGAGGCCTGCCCGAGGTGGAATCCCTTGACAGTCTTGTTCTCGAACAGCAGGCGCTGGTTCTCGGCCGAGGCGGGAACGCCGCTTGCAACGCCGAAGGTGACCATTCGGCCGAAGTGTTTCATGGCGTCGAGACTGCGGTCGAAGACGTCGTCGCCGACGCTCTCTAAGACGAGGTCGACGCCTTCGCCGTCGGTCTCGTCGTCGACGACTTCGCGGAAGTCCGTCTCGGTGTAGTTGATCGGATGATCACAGCCCAGGTCGGCCGCGAGCTCGAGTTTCTCCTCGGTGCTCGCGGTGCCGAACACTTCCGCGCCGGCGTTCGAGGCAAGCTGGACGGCGGCCGTCCCGACCCCTCCTGCAGCGGCCTGGATGAGGACGGTCTCGTCTTCCTCGAGTTCGCCCCACTCGAACAGACAGGAGTGGGCGGTGAGGAACTGGACGGGGAAGCCGGCGGCTTCCTCGAAGCTCATCCCGTCGGGGATGGGGAACAGCATCTGGGCGTTCGCGGTAGCGTACTCGGCGTAGCCACCGGTGTTGAGCATTGCGACGACGCGGTCGCCTTCGTCTAGGCCGACGCCGTCGCCGGTCGCGTCGATCGTTCCCGCAGCTTCCATGCCAGGGACGTAGGGTGCGTCTGGACCACCGGGATAATGACCGCGACGCTGCATCACGTCTGCAAAATTGATTCCTGCCGCTTCGACGTCGATTCGGACTTCGCCCGCGTCGGGTTCGGGTTTCTTGGCCTCGATTACCTCGAGACGATCGCTGTCGCCGTACTCCGTAACCTCGATAGCTCGCATAGGATTACAATGGTAACCAGTCCGTATAAATGTGTGAGAACAGGAAAAGGTCGGCCGGGCGTTTATCGCTCGCAGGCAGGGGAGTCGCCGAGTCGGGAGTTCCGTTCAGCGACGGCCTTCGCACGATTTAAGACCGCGCTGCCTGACTGTCGAACCAATGAGCGACGAGAGCCAGGAACTCGGTATCACCGAGTCGAAATCGCACAAACCCGGCGAGTGGTACGCCGAAGTGGTCCAGAAGGCCGGAATCGCGGACTACGCGCCGATGGGCGGCTTCATCGTCACGAAGCCGCGCGGCTACGCACTGTGGGAATCCATTCAGGATGCGCTCGACGGCTGGTTCAAGGAAACCGGCGTCGACAACGTCTACTTCCCGATGTTCATCCCAGAGAGTTTCCTCGAGCGCGAGAAGGACATCGTCGAAGGGTTCGACCCCGAGGTCGCGTGGGTCACCCAGGGCGGTCACGACGAACTCGAGGAGCGACTCGCAGTCCGTCCGACCAGCGAGTCCATCATCGCGCCCTTCATGGCCGACTGGACCCGCAGCCACCGCGACCTGCCCCTTCGCCTGAATCAGTGGTGTTCCGTGGTACGGTGGGAGGCGACCGAGACGAAGCCGTTCTTCCGCACGAAGGAGTTCATGTGGCAGGAGGGCCACACCGCCCACGCTACGGACGAGGGCGCGTGGGAAGAGGTCTGGACCCGACTCGACCAGTACGAACGCGTCTACGAGGACGTGCTCGCAATTCCGGTGCTGCGGGGCAAGAAGCCGGAACACGACAAGTTCCCCGGCGCGGACACCACGACCACGGTGGAGGCGCTGATGCCCGACGGCAAGTCCGTCCAGGGTGCGACCAGCCACAACCTCGGTCAGAGCTTCGCCGAGGCGTTCGACATCACCTACGTCGACGAAGACGAGGAGGAGCAAACGGCCTACACTACCTCCTGGGGGCTGTCCTGGCGTGCACTCGGCGCGCTCATCATGACTCACTCCGACGACCAGGGGCTCGTGCTCCCGCCGACGGTCGCTCCCACCCAGGTCGTCATCGTCCCCATCTGGCAGGAAGACACCAAAGAGGACGTCCTCGAGTACTCCGAGAACATCGCCGACGACCTCGAGGAGGCCGGCTTCCGCGTCGAACTCGACGACCGCGACGAGCGCAACCCCGGCTTCAAGTTCAACGAACACGAGCTGAACGGCGTCCCCCTCCGTCTTGAGATCGGTCCCTACGAGGTCGAGGACGAGGAGGTCACGCTGGTCCACCGGCCGGACAACGAGGAGGCCGTCGAGGACCGCGACGGGATCGTCGACGCCGTCGACGAACACCTCGAGACGATCTACGACAAACTCTACGAGGCCGCCGAGGAGAACTTAGAGGAGAACGTCCGAACGGCAGACAGCCCAGAGGAGATCATGGGGACGATCGGCCAGCACGGTGGCTACGTGAAGGTACCGTGGTGTGGCGATCAGGCCTGTGAAGAGGCCATCAAGGAGAAGGTCGCGGCCGAAATCGTGATGCAGCCACTCGAGGAGCAGGGCGGAACGACCGCCGGCGTCCCGAAGGCACCCGAAGAGGACGACGCGGAGTGTGCGGTCTGTGGCGACGCCGCGGACGAACTCGCGTACTTCGCGAAGAGCTACTGAGAATCCCCGCCGTTGAACGGGTTTCCCGACGTGTCCTCGCCGTCGAGTCCGTCATGCCTCTCGGAAGTCGTAGTTTCGAGTAACTGTCCACGATAGCAACCGGCCGATAATCCTGGGAGATCATCACTCTCATACCTAATCATTTAACCCAAGATTGCTTACCAGTGGCTGTTGACGTGGACATGTGGTGTTCACTTCGGTGGGTGAACACTACGTGCCTCTGACACCTTTTGACGCCGGTCCTCCAAAGCCGAGTCGACCGACCGTTCGGATATTATACCTTATATTGCCTTCAATGCATATATAATACACTTAGCCATTATGGGTCATCCTCTTATAGAACGTCCAGCTACCGGTGTGTATGTCACAGCCACACGGAGCGGCATCCACCGATCGAGCCCAGGGGCTCGCCGATCCCGGGGACGCCCGGTCGAACTGCGGCGTCGGCGTCGTCATGGATCTCGGCGGAGACCGAGGACACGACGTCGTCGCGGACGGACTCGAGTTGCTCGTCAACCTCGAGCATCGTGGCACGACCGGCGCGGAGAAAGATACGGGAGACGGCGCAGGAATTATGCTCCAGACGCCTCACGAGTTCTTCGCTGACGTTCTCGAGACCGATCTCCCCGACGTCTACGCGGTCGGTTCGATCTTCTTTCCGCAGGACGACGACGCACGCGAGGATCTCGTCTCTCTCTTCGAAGCGACGCTCACCGAGTACGATCTCGACGTGCTCGAGTGGCGCGACGTGCCGACGAACAACGACGACCTCGGGAAGACGGCTGTCGACTCCGAACCGGACGTCCGGCAGGTCGTCGTCGCACCCGAAGACGACGTCTCGGGCACGGACTTCGATCGACGACTCTACGTCGCACGGCGTGCCCTCGAGAACGAAGTCGAGGACGCCGACGTCGACGGAACAGAGCGATTCTACGTCTGCTCGCTCGACTCGAAGACGATCGTCTACAAGGGACTGCTCAAGGGCGAGCAGGTCCCGACCTACTACCCCGACCTGACCGACGAGCGCATCGCGTCGAACTTCGTGATGGTCCACGAGCGGTTCTCGACGAACACGCTCGGGGCCTGGCACCTCGCTCACCCCCACCGGAACATCATCCACAACGGCGAGTTCAACACGATTCAGGGCAACGTCAACTGGATGCGCGCCCGCGAAACGGATATCGAGAGCGACGTCCTGGAGGATCTCGAGGCGATCAAACCGATCATCGACGATCCCGACCAGTCCGACACGGCGAGCGTCGACAACGCGCTCGAACTCCTGATGCAGGACGGCCGCGACTTAGAGCACGCGCTGCGGATGCTCGTCCCCGAAGCCTGGCGCGGCGACGATCGGATGGACGAAGACCGCAAGGACTGGTACGACTTCCACGCCTCGCTGGTCGAACCGTGGGACGGCCCCGCGCTGGTCGCGGCGACCGACGGCGAACGCGTCGGTGCCGTTCTGGACCGCAACGGGCTCCGACCCTGCCGGTA from Natronobacterium texcoconense encodes:
- a CDS encoding PD-(D/E)XK nuclease family protein, translating into MSPTVPLEGSCKLRERPAFDPLEDVAREYAALADEYGPRNVLVLKRHPAGLESVRERLAAVDSTNGTPRSPRIESVPEHASKVIEEYDPTLDRLEYEERIELISLVIDGASRDVPDYLERAARHESFARDVGRLLLEATRQRRRLEDGTDVHDCLEFLYAMNDRFHEEIESRGYVERADVIPRAVDLLEDDADGLRTRVTESFDAVLALEFEEYRALDRRYLGALSADARLVCLGERHASVERTRVEPGRIEDVVGDGLEVELLDGDADSRTGPPHRDIVRFLATGDPPKTGGDSSAESENHTGRAHRIRSRTAREQVRAVATEIQSLSGRDDWTYDEFAVAVPSIERVPDTRRRLREAGVPTATIGTPSLAEDPAVNELYAFVALQCERDRTSTADAAEDEFAREDALERLRARVEDFSPDLLAACDDSSVVRGLREWILRTNLKGRIAADEDWVDAREQYEGVRRVLEIADFVEETDLVGPDWQGLRRMLERTIRYDAPYVHAVETQPPTGGVTVCAVDGLKYDAYEVVFLLDLIDDAYPGEQFLTQLFPDAWLREMPSYPAVTDPSPETVAETFATVDSPEEVGDAFETYHAQRSRRRLALGARAARSRLYCCSYERGSGGLRRTYDESRYLQLIASTPGLALEDADTRDEAAIHGETNALEAVLDQPHGELERVLREASTGGEADLADTEELFEEIAVVLSDGDVDDELAEAVRSQFEFAAGEVMRND
- a CDS encoding PD-(D/E)XK nuclease family protein; translation: MTDGSDALSVEALRSYLHCPRQYEFAHVHDLEGTGEDDATDDRVSLLRTAICAALETGETDRETLETVAKRRLTALWNDHDEPFHSQVQRRHERRVLEATLRAYLERAGVEHATGIEQLRRDVDGNAEPLVGPEIELSSTVSVVDSDDTVDEDVETESVTLEASVDYVYGDGSSLVGVRFVPTLWPMGYLRYRSEWEDVEDQFIDHFDPEADAFDPDPAGTLLETAVALDGLRSYADRLGLSDRTCRYVWIPLADRSETSVNWVRETVETDLEVADLTDVYVDHHTFGMTHEHRNRTVDGRLESVVDRIESNGFDPGEQWDDVVDDVCPDCEYRVCCGEYVGTEVTFDG
- a CDS encoding UvrD-helicase domain-containing protein; amino-acid sequence: MGEPERESANDALEPRGNQDAVIESTAACTSVDAGAGTGKTTTMLMRIEHAIESGGVDPDDVLVLTFANEAAGSIRDAVADRLDPEIAASIDVYTYHSFCHRLVREYAYYLGYSPEFDVVTDRKRRRIVARLLAENDYGFAAATGDGSPAELTGAVDGFIQEMSQEDVSPGELQDALPDVRTLELLTEFVLWLDRRANEELSFDAEALRYFNTEDHLGTATESLVDYGKLIQYCREKIADSSAFGDGEVVRDVDRYLGVLQDCVTGTIETLTLDQRETKQLPRALFCNQIRREATDRIEQSPFGRLKHYVEFLRLARHYADVYADYHDALENQGALDFDELVRKATRLLEDEAIAPEITDRWEQVYCDEFQDTDETQFALLTELTDGPDRPSLFAIGDKDQAIYGWRGTDRRGLDRLESVYDDHDAVELGLNFRSRQEILDLTNRCEYGPQSSKTLREADRTPGEYGDYDDYERADGETGLESPPDHVVKIESAEIDRPMAEQVGTTVSRLLNGEAANVPRRRLEDVAIVVRTNRHAQAVAEALQSRRIPHEVSGSPGGDVSPGIRTVLSYLRILVDPDADAHLRRVLFYRYRLPESDLRVLQQQDGRLLDAVFDVESDRLDRSDRLERARDHLETLREYRRIYPLSGFLRRFREVTRLEWFLTNDERTEFERIERFVDAYDADSVLRTLSVDFLDALENTLEGSESERTRGTHSSDCVDVMTVHQAKGLEFDTVLVPFLSDEEWCVEADYAQRSRERLLAALLSDDVDSPLRSDLAAETVGEEWRVLHVALTRAENHLFLFGAEYDYEGEDAQLGVETADACLADAIEWSTAGRRMDLWTRLTESFETVRETYPETVADRTTELARSSGVTPGSITYYADYEDRQVEPLRTREAIETVHQLGRLLRDDALLPAADAASHANGRGEGLRIPGDRRLSTLTDDTVRFPVETLSDATELPVAIAHSYTAMETHDTCRRKHYLDHVVRAIDDPDARGEASAGDSGSRTVGTVFHDVAEEAFYREYESLEEWREAATRQLTARGLTDHREDVLACVDRYFEATADGFARPVVDWDQLAAELPFSLEDADGVTGNVIGYVDSVRRTPDGELVVLDYKATAERVEPSDAIQLVLYARACEQRFDEPVSAVGYVYVGEVDSSPRVDLFAPDSDELPEWSSVLETLAAVDDPGYLETTPGDHCRYCPHRSLGCGPDEFEKERKPVRET
- a CDS encoding EamA family transporter, with amino-acid sequence MRRYLVFALVAFAAYSLVAPLLKVAMETIPSTTAVFISNSIMFVLLGAILVYRGTSPTTYLSHPKTRYILAWGILLAIGILAYYRALELGPVSVVVPIYGLFIAVSSVIGIVAFDENVTARKGLSIFFAVLAVVLMSL
- a CDS encoding EamA family transporter, producing MDYLLWVLVALLAYAVVAPVMSIVTREVPPTPGLFLATAVFLVIATGVMLATGTADPSYAFTREAVYVYVAGVFLTVGILSYTAALEAGPVSIVVPIFGMFIVGSSVLGILFLDESLTATRAAGIGCAVLAIWFSTGDGE
- a CDS encoding 8-oxo-dGTP diphosphatase, which codes for MIEATLCFPLRGHDDAIDGDTTVDVLLIEKRRGLGEGWYNGPGGKLEDGETPRECAVRETREEVGLEIDPESLEKAGELTFLLDGEVHIVCHVYRTEEFSGEPTPSEEARPEWFAVEDVPYDQMWEDDRLWLPGVLDGKTVVGEFSFEGGEPLDEAEFTGHDLEWDVAFDSAEE
- a CDS encoding quinone oxidoreductase family protein, whose translation is MRAIEVTEYGDSDRLEVIEAKKPEPDAGEVRIDVEAAGINFADVMQRRGHYPGGPDAPYVPGMEAAGTIDATGDGVGLDEGDRVVAMLNTGGYAEYATANAQMLFPIPDGMSFEEAAGFPVQFLTAHSCLFEWGELEEDETVLIQAAAGGVGTAAVQLASNAGAEVFGTASTEEKLELAADLGCDHPINYTETDFREVVDDETDGEGVDLVLESVGDDVFDRSLDAMKHFGRMVTFGVASGVPASAENQRLLFENKTVKGFHLGQASYHDPSKIMKAVPELTEGLTSGDLEVILGKEFDLEDAADAHQYIEDRKSSGKIVLKP